The Hemibagrus wyckioides isolate EC202008001 linkage group LG12, SWU_Hwy_1.0, whole genome shotgun sequence genome includes a window with the following:
- the tekt2 gene encoding tektin-2 produces the protein MAMLSIKPSLRCTVPDWMKVNNELSVIAEQTRHLSHEIRLEGRALGNDTANKTTWGEYDSNRRLSDRISDITLWKKSLETCAEEVDTEMDALTLTKEAAERALASTVLPLEVTNECLTLREGRRENELVSDPVEAELKKEVEVIHKAQQVLQQNIDQAFKQLCLLQEARHQLTLDLQHKAEALDVDMSCLSLSVTSSEISLKPNPTRVPPGSTTPQQWMQFSQHNITQAKEEMQASLHLRENINITIAQVQNELESQRIATQFASRKRTHQLEQAHQELQWQIKSTQDEINELKEDVLRLERDVQSKMAPLKLVHTRLEYRTRRPGMDLCRDEVQNGLLEENKQLASSIVALKQKLAQAQDSLQVLQLHEARMLEDLERKQEALSLEQRSMQTRQHLNSTPNEFEPSAVSPLTNSSGMHKLQLKYTA, from the exons ATGGCCATGTTGAGCATAAAGCCAAGCCTGCGCTGCACTGTGCCTGACTGGATGAAGGTCAATAACGAGCTCTCGGTCATCGCTGAGCAAACAAGACACCTGTCACATGAGATACGGCTGGAGGGCAGGGCTCTGGGTAATGACACCGCCAATAAG ACAACCTGGGGTGAATATGACAGCAATCGTCGACTCAGTGacagaattagtgacatcacaCTTTGGAAGAAGAGCCTGGAAACCTGTGCAGAGGAAGTGGACACAGAAATGGATGCTCTCACGCTA ACGAAGGAAGCAGCAGAGCGTGCTCTCGCATCCACAGTGTTGCCTTTAGAGGTCACTAATGAGTGTTTGACCTTGAGGGAGGGTCGTCGAGAAAATGAGCTGGTTAGTGACCCAGTGGAAGCAGAGCTAaagaaggaggtggaggtgattCATAAGGCACAACAGGTCCTACAGCAAAACATTGACCAAGCGTTTAAACAACTCTG TTTGCTGCAGGAAGCTCGTCATCAACTGACTCTTGACCTCCAGCACAAGGCGGAGGCTTTGGATGTAGACATgtcctgcctgtctctctctgtgacgTCCTCGGAGATCTCGCTGAAGCCCAATCCCACCAGAGTTCCTCCTGG TTCCACAACACCTCAGCAGTGGATGCAGTTCAGCCAGCACAACATAACTCAAGCCAAGGAAGAAATGCAAGCTTCTCTACATCTGAGAGAGAATATTAATATCACTATAGCACAG GTGCAAAATGAATTAGAGTCTCAGCGCATTGCCACTCAGTTCGCCTCCCGGAAGCGAACTCACCAGCTGGAGCAGGCTCACCAGGAGCTTCAGTGGCAGATCAAATCT ACCCAGGATGAGATCAATGAGCTGAAGGAAGACGTTCTTAGACTGGAGAGGGACGTGCAATCTAAGATGGCTCCCCTGAAACTGGTGCACACTCGCTTGGAGTACAGGACCAGGAGGCCCGGCATGGACCTGTGCAGAGACGAG GTGCAGAACGGGTTACTGGAGGAGAATAAACAGCTTGCTTCGTCTATCGTGGCTCTGAAACAGAAGCTGGCACAGGCTCA GGACTCGTTACAGGTTCTGCAGCTACACGAAGCTCGGATGCTGGAGGATCTCGAGCGTAAACAGGAAGCGCTGTCTCTCGAGCAACGGAGCATGCAAACACGCCAGCACCTGAACTCGACTCCAAACGAATTTGAACCTTCAGCCGTGTCGCCTCTCACCAACTCCAGTGGCATGCACAAACTCCAGCTGAAATACACAGCGTGA
- the olah gene encoding S-acyl fatty acid synthase thioesterase, medium chain has translation MDKVINCFSKRPEAVARLICFPWAGGGSIHYARWGRLLNPSIEVYSVRLPGRESRGKEPFLQNMQQILDEVLDVLLPELKEKPFAVFGHSFGAMTSYAFTEYVKKVYDLQPVHVFLSGASAPYSETRLQSPRRSHLSDEEFLQWMISLGGTPPEILANPEALKLFLPALRADLNVVENYRSSRPTSPFLSCPVSCFDGKEDLPHDLQAFKDMTSGDFSVQMLPGSHFYLKDSANEKVILDYITKHIETAEMDYL, from the exons ATGGATAAAGTCATTAACTGTTTTAGTAAAAGGCCCGAGGCCGTAGCGAGGCTGATCTGTTTTCCGTGGGCAGGTGGAGGCTCTATCCATTATGCACGCTGGGGAAGACTCCTTAACCCGTCCATCGAAG TGTATTCAGTCCGATTGCCTGGAAGGGAAAGTCGAGGTAAAGAACCTTTCCTCCAGAACATGCAGCAGATCCTGGATGAGGTCCTCGATGTGCTTCTACCGGAGCTTAAAGAGAAACCATTTGCTGTTTTTGGACACag TTTTGGTGCCATGACAAGCTATGCTTTCACTGAATATGTGAAGAAGGTGTACGATCTCCAGCCTGTGCACGTGTTTCTCTCAGGAGCATCTGCACCTTAT TCTGAAACTAGGTTGCAAAGCCCACGCAGAAGCCACCTGTCTGATGAAGAATTTCTCCAGTGGATGATCTCTCTTGGAGGAACTCCTCCTGAAATCCTGGCCAATCCTGAGGCGCTGAAGCTCTTCCTGCCAGCCTTGAGAGCAGATCTGAACGTAGTAGAGAACTACAG GTCTAGCAGACCAACATCCCCTTTCCTGTCATGTCCAGTGTCATGCTTTGACGGCAAGGAGGATTTGCCACATGACCTGCAAG CATTCAAAGACATGACCAGTGGAGATTTCTCTGTACAGATGCTGCCTGGATCACACTTCTATCTAAAAGACTCAGCAAATGAGAAGGTCATACTGGACTACATCACAAAACATATAGAGACAGCTGAGATGGACTACTTGTAG
- the si:dkey-211g8.9 gene encoding LOW QUALITY PROTEIN: free fatty acid receptor 2 (The sequence of the model RefSeq protein was modified relative to this genomic sequence to represent the inferred CDS: deleted 2 bases in 1 codon), protein MDDQQPGIFTSFRSPVQARMKHISVFDCISLTVYSFTFLLGLPANLLVFFVYVRKAQKHGATPNVVYTINLCLSNLVLVAWMPVKSAYTVLDVWILPELLCPIYNFFVVASLYGSGLLLTAVAVGRYLSIAFPISYKLYRRARTSCMISALLWAIVLLHLSLALVAEKGAYFVSPFMPNTSKCYENFTQEQLDVLLPLRLEMAVMLFAVPLLLSIFCTLRCLALVKRSCLSAGSKRRILAMELSALLVFVVCYTPYNISHVVGFITHSNVTWRREAIVSSCCNVFLEPVVMLMLSPSRPKDLVYRMCSKRTPKQYQVKETLATKQRGTTSVKGQLGSETVKSA, encoded by the exons ATGGATGACCAGCAACCGGGGATATTTACG TCTTTCCGATCTCCAGTACAAGCAAGGATGAAGCACATTTCTGTGTTTGACTGCATTTCCTTGACCGTGTATTCCTTCACCTTCCTCCTGGGTCTCCCCGCTAACCTTCTGGTCTTTTTCGTGTATGTGCGTAAAGCTCAGAAACATGGTGCTACTCCTAACGTGGTCTATACTATCAACCTGTGCTTATCCAATCTGGTCCTGGTTGCCTGGATGCCTGTTAAATCTGCCTACACGGTTCTTGATGTATGGATCCTACCAGAGTTGCTGTGTCCGATTTACAACTTCTTTGTCGTGGCCTCGCTTTATGGCAGCGGGCTCCTGCTGACAGCTGTGGCAGTTGGACGTTATCTGAGTATCGCTTTTCCGATCAGCTATAAACTTTATCGGCGTGCTCGTACGTCCTGCATGATCAGCGCTCTGCTGTGGGCTATAGTGCTTTTGCATCTCAGTTTAGCTTTGGTAGCAGAGAAAGGGGCCTATTTCGTGTCTCCGTTTATGCCCAACACTTCAAAATGCTATGAGAACTTTACGCAGGAGCAGCTGGACGTGCTTTTGCCTCTGCGCCTAGAGATGGCAGTAATGCTGTTCGCCGTGCCGCTCCTGCTCTCCATCTTCTGCACGCTGCGCTGTCTAGCACTGGTCAAACGCTCCTGTCTTTCGGCTGGCAGCAAACGCCGCATCCTGGCCATGGAACTGTCGGCGCTCTTGGTCTTCGTGGTAtgctacacaccatacaacataTCTCACGTGGTCGGTTTCATCACGCACAGCAACGTGACCTGGAGGCGTGAGGCCATTGTCTCCAGCTGCTGCAACGTCTTCCTTGAGCCTGTGGTCATGCTGATGCTGTCGCCCTCGAGGCCCAAGGACCTGGTCTACAGAATGTGCTCGAAGCGGACCCCTAAACAATACCAGGTGAAGGAAACTCTGGCAACCAAGCAAAGAGGGACGACGTCAGTCAAAGGACAGTTAGGTTCTGAAACTGTCAAATCAGCTTAA